A window from Desulfotignum phosphitoxidans DSM 13687 encodes these proteins:
- a CDS encoding PEP/pyruvate-binding domain-containing protein: MKSKALEANLSDTRVEVSVHERYRVLLDIFDGYVGILNRLEIFLKELSHPYRNWTFIVSEARHFSLHYFYLYRSHEKGIAALKLYSDIFLSAFEQSIDKSVRTSSSDNLMLFFLHMIKESGDRLIDFLPVLEDKLNRISGYDDPAFFYFVHTYYPPDKLTRQLLDQVETYDIFKTGTRFFDRLNRLLVRFYSTSFSYWLNQDDPVTWMQENIDEWRLNPELEDVFDQISHGRVTAWHRQLADLCRRRDADSIELTRELIRFTGFREFVNRFKTVSRQIVIHCSDDTYGRHLKLTFLFYAIHVPGLFMIHKDCLHEINQTLTRLIGDDDFKKNIPIVNQTFSLFREHKGRYPETLLDCIYKIGEAVYKTGDVELINHFIDRVVNHGFQFPMIQGTGEDWQIKGNTAHVKNIRVFLSLIGQQPKKSKRLLSALIIYLSIGGVFIKDTDLFPRDITRFLNADIEGVYNLVKQLARLLPAFFNEIGAEGQLRDISTDLDEACHRRDRLIHFLRKQCHVESSSRIVAFIQQVMIFWKTKDKTPLEPFVPPSIYAEIPCSGRFVDGPGKIMQHLETKKLYHPRDFLMYRQEALDQIVTEIEDVTDLDRQRVRLMLRFYRLLNEKYGVDHLEIKSYLANFKTDYMPEPRRLATALDETHLETKIGLLIEYMADLKKMIVSDNTYEPNEAIYHKRHFAVDIPSMYGSYNEPKFDALGLTLRVESIVNVLFEDLINSIDLRLITKPTFVRIFSVLTLFRNALSLDGIVSNKLDIQMEFLKYSVNITTCSFTQYLDIFKGFVRAVADIINDYFHTIHSANLVQIEARIGKEQIQKKYLPGFIPEQGKLDKKTARKLDQRAADIFFRDRIATSLGLQQLDVFLNRILHTLFRQSEKLSQDELSVLLNYDPKCAVTSISDEQVANQNIIFLGNKGWNLMRLKKIGVQVPEGFIITTEVFRCLNLIDTYTPASVNFKQRVVHMMSRLEQQTGQVLGDPERPLLLSVRSGASISQPGMMDSFLNVGINEEIADAIAQKTGNPWFAWDSFRRFLQQYGMTFGIHRDEFDQIIAVHKKQAGIDFKRHFTGPQMKAVAMAYKNQLLLKGITLVESPVDQLFLAIHKVFSSWNAKRAIDYRRIMGISDDWGTAVTVQAMVFGNRSRQSGSGVAFSHSPKLPGDAIRLWGDFTIGNQGEDVVAGLVSTLPISEMQRELERRDTKISLEKAFPRVYDQLKNTIQMLIYKRRWNPQEIEFTFEGPEPEDLYILQARDLSLGDRKKLPAFTADDDRLKAAFLGQGTGVSGGAMSGRIVFTLKEIDAFRRQDPDAYLILLRNDTVPDDILEIDAADGLLTAKGGLTSHAAVVAYNLGKTCVVGCENLVCNEADKNCHLAGRKLNAGDYISIDGNKGVVFEGEINVNYS; this comes from the coding sequence GTGAAATCAAAAGCGCTTGAGGCAAATCTTTCCGACACCCGGGTGGAAGTCTCTGTCCATGAGAGATACCGGGTACTTCTCGATATTTTTGACGGATATGTCGGCATTTTGAACCGGTTGGAAATTTTTCTCAAAGAGCTTTCCCATCCCTATCGGAACTGGACGTTTATTGTCAGTGAAGCCCGGCATTTTTCCCTTCATTATTTTTACCTGTATCGATCCCATGAAAAAGGGATCGCCGCCCTGAAGCTGTATTCGGATATTTTTCTGTCCGCATTTGAACAAAGCATTGACAAGTCGGTCCGAACGTCATCTTCAGACAATCTGATGCTGTTTTTTTTGCATATGATCAAAGAATCCGGGGACCGGCTGATAGATTTTCTTCCGGTGCTGGAAGATAAACTCAATCGGATTTCCGGATATGATGATCCGGCGTTTTTTTATTTTGTGCACACCTATTACCCGCCGGATAAACTGACGCGTCAGCTTCTGGATCAAGTGGAAACATATGACATTTTTAAAACCGGGACCCGTTTCTTTGACCGGCTCAACCGGCTCCTGGTCCGGTTCTACAGCACCTCGTTTTCTTATTGGCTGAATCAGGATGACCCCGTGACATGGATGCAGGAGAATATTGATGAATGGCGGCTCAATCCCGAACTCGAAGATGTGTTTGATCAGATTTCCCACGGGCGTGTCACTGCCTGGCATCGTCAGCTGGCAGATCTGTGTCGCCGTCGGGATGCAGATTCCATTGAACTGACCCGGGAACTCATCCGGTTCACAGGGTTCCGGGAGTTTGTGAATCGGTTCAAGACGGTGAGCCGGCAGATCGTTATCCATTGCAGTGATGACACCTATGGCCGTCACCTCAAACTGACTTTTTTGTTTTACGCCATCCATGTGCCCGGACTGTTCATGATACACAAGGATTGTCTTCATGAGATCAACCAGACATTGACCCGGCTTATCGGGGATGATGATTTCAAGAAAAATATCCCCATTGTCAACCAGACGTTTTCGCTGTTCAGAGAGCACAAGGGACGGTATCCCGAGACCCTGTTGGACTGTATCTACAAAATCGGCGAAGCCGTCTATAAAACCGGTGATGTGGAGCTCATCAACCATTTCATTGACCGGGTGGTGAACCACGGATTCCAGTTTCCCATGATCCAGGGCACGGGAGAGGACTGGCAGATCAAGGGGAATACCGCCCATGTGAAAAATATCCGGGTGTTTTTAAGTCTGATCGGACAGCAGCCCAAAAAATCCAAGCGCCTGCTGTCCGCTTTGATTATCTATCTGTCCATCGGCGGGGTGTTCATCAAGGACACGGATCTGTTTCCCCGGGATATCACCCGGTTTCTCAACGCGGACATCGAAGGGGTGTACAATCTGGTCAAGCAGCTGGCCCGTCTGCTGCCGGCGTTTTTCAATGAAATCGGGGCCGAAGGTCAGCTGAGGGATATCTCCACGGATCTGGATGAAGCCTGCCACCGCCGGGACCGGCTGATTCATTTTCTGCGCAAGCAGTGTCATGTGGAAAGCTCCAGCCGGATTGTGGCGTTTATTCAGCAGGTCATGATTTTCTGGAAAACAAAGGATAAGACCCCGCTGGAACCTTTTGTGCCCCCGTCAATTTATGCAGAGATCCCCTGTTCCGGCCGGTTTGTGGATGGTCCCGGTAAAATCATGCAGCATCTGGAAACCAAAAAACTGTATCACCCCCGGGATTTTCTCATGTACCGCCAGGAAGCCCTGGACCAGATTGTAACCGAGATCGAAGACGTGACGGATCTGGACCGGCAGCGGGTCCGGCTGATGCTGCGGTTTTACCGGCTGCTCAATGAAAAATACGGGGTGGATCACCTGGAAATCAAATCCTATCTGGCCAATTTCAAGACCGACTATATGCCCGAACCCCGGCGGTTGGCCACGGCTCTGGATGAAACGCATCTGGAAACCAAAATCGGTCTTCTGATCGAGTATATGGCAGACCTCAAAAAAATGATCGTTTCAGACAACACCTATGAACCCAATGAAGCCATTTATCACAAGCGCCATTTTGCCGTGGATATCCCGTCCATGTACGGCAGCTACAATGAACCCAAATTTGATGCTTTAGGCCTGACCCTGCGCGTTGAAAGCATTGTCAATGTCCTGTTTGAAGACTTGATCAACAGTATTGATCTGCGGCTGATCACCAAACCCACGTTTGTGCGGATTTTTTCGGTGCTGACCCTGTTTCGCAACGCATTGAGCCTGGACGGTATCGTATCCAACAAGCTGGATATCCAGATGGAGTTTCTCAAGTACTCGGTGAACATCACCACATGTTCCTTTACCCAGTATCTGGATATTTTCAAAGGATTTGTGCGGGCTGTGGCAGATATTATCAACGATTATTTTCACACCATTCATTCGGCCAATCTGGTTCAGATTGAAGCCCGCATCGGCAAAGAACAGATTCAGAAAAAATATCTGCCCGGATTTATTCCGGAACAGGGGAAACTGGATAAAAAAACCGCCAGAAAACTGGATCAGCGGGCCGCAGATATTTTTTTCCGGGATCGTATTGCCACATCGTTAGGGCTTCAGCAGCTGGATGTTTTTTTAAACCGAATCCTGCACACCCTGTTCCGGCAGTCGGAAAAACTGTCCCAGGATGAATTGAGTGTGCTGCTTAACTATGACCCCAAGTGCGCAGTGACTTCCATCAGTGATGAGCAGGTGGCAAACCAGAACATCATTTTTCTGGGAAACAAAGGGTGGAACCTGATGCGTCTTAAAAAGATCGGGGTCCAGGTGCCCGAAGGGTTCATCATCACCACGGAAGTGTTCCGGTGCCTGAATCTCATCGATACTTACACGCCGGCATCGGTCAATTTCAAACAGCGGGTGGTCCATATGATGTCCCGTTTAGAGCAGCAGACCGGACAGGTGCTGGGGGACCCTGAAAGACCGCTGCTTTTGTCGGTACGTTCCGGGGCTTCCATTTCCCAGCCCGGCATGATGGATTCTTTTCTGAATGTGGGGATCAATGAAGAGATTGCCGATGCCATTGCCCAGAAAACCGGCAATCCCTGGTTTGCCTGGGACAGTTTTCGCCGGTTTCTTCAGCAGTACGGCATGACGTTCGGCATTCACCGGGATGAATTCGATCAGATCATTGCGGTGCATAAAAAACAGGCGGGCATCGATTTCAAGCGCCATTTCACAGGGCCTCAGATGAAGGCTGTGGCCATGGCCTATAAAAATCAATTGCTGCTCAAAGGAATCACCCTGGTGGAATCCCCTGTGGACCAGCTTTTTCTGGCCATTCATAAAGTGTTTTCTTCCTGGAATGCCAAGCGGGCCATTGATTACCGCCGGATCATGGGGATTTCCGATGACTGGGGGACTGCGGTCACGGTCCAGGCCATGGTGTTCGGGAACCGGTCCCGGCAGTCCGGCTCCGGGGTGGCCTTCAGCCACAGTCCGAAACTGCCCGGAGATGCCATCCGGCTGTGGGGGGATTTTACCATCGGCAACCAGGGCGAGGATGTGGTGGCCGGGCTGGTGAGCACCCTGCCCATATCGGAAATGCAGCGGGAACTGGAACGCCGGGATACCAAAATCAGCCTGGAAAAAGCGTTTCCCCGGGTGTATGACCAGTTGAAAAATACCATTCAGATGCTGATTTACAAACGCAGATGGAATCCCCAGGAGATTGAATTCACCTTTGAAGGACCGGAGCCTGAAGATCTGTATATTCTCCAGGCCCGGGATCTTTCTTTGGGGGACCGGAAAAAACTGCCTGCGTTTACAGCGGACGATGACCGGCTCAAAGCCGCGTTTCTGGGCCAGGGCACCGGGGTGTCCGGGGGGGCCATGAGCGGCCGCATCGTGTTTACTTTAAAGGAAATCGATGCGTTCCGGCGCCAGGACCCGGATGCTTACCTGATTTTGCTGCGCAATGACACCGTGCCCGATGATATTCTGGAAATTGATGCCGCAGACGGCCTGTTGACCGCCAAGGGCGGGCTCACCTCCCATGCCGCTGTGGTGGCATACAATTTGGGAAAGACCTGTGTGGTGGGATGTGAAAACCTGGTGTGCAATGAAGCGGATAAAAACTGCCATCTGGCAGGCCGAAAACTGAACGCGGGCGATTATATCAGTATCGATGGTAACAAAGGGGTTGTGTTTGAAGGAGAAATAAACGTTAATTATTCGTGA
- a CDS encoding ferritin family protein: MFTVNDLIDIAVRMEKNGEARYLAAKKQVKEKKLQSFLQWMADEEADHCQWFENKKHHWVPETHQTDLETMLPDVIKEMMGDKALSLDDVNFSQVGSARALLEIFVSFENDTILFYEFLQTFIQEPDVLAGLEKIVAQEKKHVAEIQKMIQALADEETR, from the coding sequence ATGTTTACTGTCAATGATTTGATCGACATTGCCGTCAGAATGGAAAAAAACGGTGAGGCCCGGTATCTGGCGGCAAAAAAACAGGTAAAAGAAAAAAAACTTCAATCATTTTTGCAATGGATGGCCGATGAAGAAGCCGATCATTGCCAGTGGTTTGAAAACAAAAAACATCACTGGGTGCCTGAAACTCACCAGACCGATCTGGAAACCATGCTCCCGGATGTCATCAAAGAGATGATGGGCGACAAAGCCCTGTCCCTGGATGATGTGAATTTTTCCCAAGTCGGGTCGGCCCGGGCTTTGCTTGAAATCTTTGTATCATTTGAAAATGATACCATTTTGTTTTATGAATTTCTTCAGACGTTTATTCAGGAACCCGATGTGTTGGCCGGGCTGGAAAAAATCGTTGCCCAAGAAAAAAAGCATGTGGCTGAAATACAAAAAATGATCCAGGCCCTGGCTGATGAAGAAACAAGATGA
- a CDS encoding ATP-binding protein: MNIHSHLLGDLLVGMGTITQVQLDEALQTQQHFFEDTFQLEMDRTELVSGSRKKNVSPPPKLGQILMEKGYVTEDQLIPALKTQNQQIENLSRLSSEKLAKALQVGFVINSTIDLEEVLNLIMKYANIVTDAVASTLMLLDEKTGELVFSVPTGPNAEHLKDVRIPPGAGVAGWVAEKQTYLLVPDTRKDARFYPRIDDMTGMETRSLLCVPMKSKRKLIGVLEVMNKKDNSFFTEDDALILSVFSHHAAIAIENAMLFNSMKNRLEREKMIEQKMAESARLQAIGTLAGGIAHDFNNILSAIMGYTELARMDSDKLSRPYANLTKILAASERARDLIHQILAFSRQVEVAKPRPVQVNIIVKEALKLLQASFPKTIRMVEDLSCSSTIMGDATQIHQVVMNLCTNAAQAMKEKQNGVLTVKLEPVTLPAPCEKNQTVLPSGSYLKLEVADTGNGMPSHVMERIFEPFFTTKPKGQGTGMGLSVVHGIVKKHGGDIQVQTTPGEGSIFQVFFPVAQQGGQPAVEKKNPQKLPRGTEHILVVDDDIMLLDVTKRGLNSLGYHVTIETSSLEAIRKFKAHPDEYDLVITDMSMPEMDGDEMCLAMRAIRSDIPMIMCTGFSAQMTEHIAQKKGFEAFLMKPVQLGDLARVVRRILDTEPKAV; encoded by the coding sequence GTGAATATTCACTCTCATCTTCTGGGGGATCTTCTGGTGGGTATGGGAACCATTACTCAGGTTCAGCTGGACGAGGCACTTCAGACCCAGCAGCATTTTTTTGAAGATACTTTTCAATTGGAAATGGATCGGACGGAACTGGTTTCCGGCAGCCGGAAAAAAAATGTTTCACCGCCGCCCAAACTGGGTCAGATTCTTATGGAAAAAGGCTATGTCACTGAAGATCAGCTGATCCCGGCGTTGAAGACACAAAACCAGCAGATTGAAAACCTGAGCCGCCTGAGCAGTGAAAAACTGGCCAAAGCCCTGCAGGTGGGGTTTGTCATCAACTCCACCATCGATCTGGAAGAGGTGCTGAACCTGATCATGAAATATGCCAACATCGTCACCGATGCCGTGGCATCCACTCTGATGCTTTTGGATGAAAAAACCGGTGAACTGGTGTTCAGTGTTCCCACCGGCCCCAATGCCGAACATCTTAAAGATGTCCGCATTCCGCCCGGTGCGGGGGTGGCCGGATGGGTCGCGGAAAAGCAGACCTATCTGCTGGTGCCGGATACCCGGAAAGATGCCCGGTTCTATCCCCGGATCGACGATATGACCGGTATGGAAACCCGGTCGCTTCTGTGTGTCCCCATGAAATCCAAGCGCAAGCTCATCGGGGTCCTGGAAGTGATGAACAAAAAAGACAACTCTTTTTTTACGGAAGACGATGCATTGATTTTGAGCGTGTTTTCCCATCATGCCGCCATTGCCATTGAAAATGCCATGCTGTTCAATTCCATGAAAAACCGGCTGGAAAGAGAAAAGATGATTGAGCAGAAGATGGCGGAATCTGCCCGGCTTCAGGCCATCGGCACCCTGGCAGGGGGGATTGCCCATGATTTCAACAATATTTTAAGCGCCATCATGGGATATACTGAACTGGCCAGAATGGACAGTGACAAGCTGTCCAGACCCTACGCCAATTTGACCAAGATTCTGGCGGCATCCGAACGGGCCAGGGATCTGATCCATCAGATTTTGGCATTCAGCCGCCAGGTCGAGGTGGCAAAGCCCCGCCCGGTTCAGGTGAATATCATCGTCAAAGAAGCATTGAAGCTGCTTCAGGCATCATTTCCCAAAACCATCCGCATGGTTGAGGACCTTTCCTGTTCTTCCACCATCATGGGAGATGCCACCCAGATCCATCAGGTGGTCATGAACCTGTGTACCAACGCAGCCCAGGCGATGAAAGAAAAACAAAACGGGGTTTTGACGGTGAAACTCGAACCCGTGACCCTCCCTGCGCCTTGTGAAAAAAACCAGACAGTGCTTCCTTCTGGTTCATATCTTAAACTAGAGGTGGCAGACACCGGCAACGGCATGCCTTCCCATGTGATGGAGCGGATTTTCGAGCCGTTTTTCACCACAAAACCGAAAGGACAGGGGACGGGCATGGGGTTGTCGGTCGTGCATGGTATCGTCAAAAAACATGGCGGGGATATTCAGGTTCAAACCACCCCGGGTGAAGGTTCAATTTTCCAGGTGTTTTTTCCAGTGGCCCAACAGGGGGGACAACCGGCAGTAGAAAAGAAAAATCCGCAAAAGCTGCCCCGGGGCACGGAACATATTCTGGTGGTGGATGATGACATCATGCTGCTGGATGTCACCAAAAGAGGATTGAATTCCTTAGGATATCATGTGACCATTGAAACAAGCAGTCTGGAAGCGATCAGAAAATTCAAAGCCCACCCGGATGAATATGATCTGGTGATCACGGACATGTCCATGCCGGAAATGGACGGAGATGAAATGTGTCTGGCAATGAGAGCAATACGTTCAGATATTCCCATGATCATGTGTACCGGCTTCAGTGCGCAGATGACTGAACATATTGCGCAAAAAAAAGGGTTTGAAGCATTTTTAATGAAGCCGGTGCAGTTGGGGGATCTGGCACGGGTGGTGCGCCGGATACTGGATACGGAGCCAAAAGCCGTCTGA
- a CDS encoding mechanosensitive ion channel family protein produces the protein MTSDPSTLSMLDSILEHNKHLEQRIVEKQQAIEESTSETEKNNLAAELERLDKMLSSSRQDFERIATGVDISLFTEKKEAPFNWKDELVSLIKPGIMELKQATQKARQKADLKEELSRYQELKPVAHQANENLMALIARTEDARLKERLEKLVPEWKGQERQLLSRLEITQMQLMEMESEEKSILETSQNSIKQFFKTRGLFLFVALIACIGIVLLLRVAYLFLIKRIPGYQSVYRPFHLRAMDLLYRVVSVLSALLAVILVFYLFEDWVLLSLAIIFLLGLAWTVKNTLPRFVHQSRLILNIGAVREGERLVYQGVPWLVKKINFFSVLENPDIGQTLRLPIEELMDLISRPFQKHEPWFPCRKNDWVILSDGTRGCVTSLSHEMVELVLRGGAKKVYQTSDFLGMNPLNLSVNFRIKIGFGISYNLQSIATGRVLEVLDTYLRERLVAEEYEDSLLNLRVEFAQAGSSSLDLVVIADFDGKMAPLYNRISRAIQRWCTDACTANDWEIPFPQLTVHKPAA, from the coding sequence ATGACATCTGACCCTAGCACATTGAGCATGCTCGACAGCATTCTCGAACACAATAAACACCTGGAACAGCGGATCGTTGAAAAACAACAGGCCATTGAAGAAAGTACATCAGAAACGGAAAAAAACAATCTGGCAGCAGAGCTGGAGAGACTGGATAAAATGCTTTCGTCTTCCAGACAGGATTTTGAACGGATTGCGACCGGGGTGGATATCAGCCTGTTTACTGAAAAAAAGGAAGCGCCGTTTAACTGGAAAGATGAACTGGTCTCCCTGATCAAACCCGGGATCATGGAACTCAAGCAGGCAACCCAGAAAGCCCGGCAGAAAGCGGATCTTAAAGAAGAGCTGTCCAGATACCAGGAATTGAAACCGGTTGCCCATCAGGCCAATGAAAACCTGATGGCGTTGATTGCCAGAACGGAAGATGCCCGGTTGAAAGAGCGACTGGAAAAACTGGTCCCTGAATGGAAAGGACAGGAAAGGCAGCTTCTCAGCCGCCTGGAAATCACTCAGATGCAGCTGATGGAAATGGAATCGGAAGAAAAATCCATCCTTGAAACGTCTCAGAATTCCATCAAGCAGTTTTTCAAAACCCGGGGCCTGTTTTTGTTTGTTGCATTGATTGCCTGCATCGGGATCGTACTCTTGCTGAGAGTGGCCTATCTGTTTCTGATCAAACGGATACCTGGATATCAGTCCGTGTACCGGCCGTTTCATCTCCGGGCCATGGATCTGTTGTATCGGGTCGTCAGCGTTCTGTCTGCGTTACTGGCCGTGATTCTGGTGTTCTATCTGTTCGAGGACTGGGTGCTTTTGTCTCTGGCCATCATTTTCCTTCTGGGTCTTGCCTGGACCGTTAAAAACACCCTGCCCCGGTTTGTGCACCAGAGCCGGCTGATTCTGAATATCGGTGCCGTTCGGGAAGGGGAACGGCTGGTGTATCAGGGCGTGCCCTGGCTGGTGAAAAAAATTAACTTTTTCTCTGTGCTGGAAAACCCGGATATTGGGCAGACCCTGCGCCTGCCCATCGAGGAACTCATGGATCTGATCTCCCGGCCGTTTCAGAAGCATGAACCCTGGTTTCCCTGCCGGAAAAATGACTGGGTGATTCTGTCGGACGGCACCAGAGGGTGTGTCACCAGCCTGTCCCATGAAATGGTGGAGCTGGTGTTGCGGGGAGGCGCCAAAAAGGTCTACCAGACCTCGGATTTTCTGGGGATGAATCCCTTGAATCTGTCCGTGAATTTCAGGATCAAGATCGGGTTCGGTATTTCCTATAATCTTCAGTCCATTGCCACCGGCCGGGTCCTGGAAGTTCTGGACACCTATCTCCGGGAACGGCTGGTTGCGGAAGAATATGAAGATTCACTGCTCAATTTGAGAGTTGAATTCGCACAGGCGGGATCGTCCTCCCTGGATCTGGTGGTGATTGCGGACTTTGACGGCAAGATGGCCCCGCTGTACAACCGGATTTCCCGGGCTATCCAGCGCTGGTGCACGGATGCCTGTACCGCCAATGACTGGGAAATTCCTTTTCCTCAACTCACGGTTCACAAACCCGCGGCATAA
- a CDS encoding TIGR03013 family XrtA/PEP-CTERM system glycosyltransferase, which translates to MGLLDRGSLIYNRIVLMAGDILVALIILLTAVNYTLNLSTIPLWAGLFIPVVLFFSFLCEVYQPDKWIFRDRLIRSFVAVFLSFLLLALLPRNPDTSLWHLSGTMLMFFLLQNIWQSLLHKSNDAHFFAEKILVIGTGTTAETVEALILKSSGKYVLTGFIQTTTDPVSVDVSKIVGSFDDIVTLARQTRTNMIVIALTERRGNLETDKLVSCKLMGIKIVDYPSFYERVTGKIPVEHINPGWLVQSRGFLITPFIRLLKKMLDLVFASILLILSLPIFPLIALAIKLDSPGPIFYFQKRVGLNGKLFTIYKFRSMHVQPDDLSSAAWASENDPRITRIGKLIRRARIDELPQLINVLKGDMSFIGPRPEQPEFVAQISLVAPYYPQRHAIKPGITGWAQVMYPYGASIGDAVEKLRYDLYYINNLSLFLELYILFETIKILLFRRGGR; encoded by the coding sequence TTGGGACTACTTGACAGGGGAAGCCTTATTTACAACCGGATTGTCTTGATGGCGGGAGATATTCTGGTCGCCCTGATTATTCTGTTGACGGCTGTCAATTATACCCTGAATTTATCCACCATACCTTTATGGGCGGGTTTGTTCATCCCTGTGGTTCTTTTTTTTTCTTTCCTGTGCGAGGTGTATCAACCGGACAAGTGGATATTCCGGGACCGGTTGATCCGGTCGTTTGTCGCTGTGTTTCTGTCTTTTCTGCTTTTGGCTTTGCTTCCCCGGAATCCGGACACCAGCCTCTGGCATCTGTCCGGAACCATGCTGATGTTTTTTCTATTGCAAAACATCTGGCAGAGCCTGCTTCACAAATCCAATGATGCCCATTTTTTCGCTGAAAAAATTCTGGTCATCGGTACAGGGACCACGGCAGAAACCGTTGAAGCGCTGATTCTGAAGTCTTCTGGGAAATATGTCTTGACCGGATTCATCCAAACAACCACGGACCCTGTTTCTGTGGATGTTTCAAAAATTGTGGGATCATTTGACGATATTGTCACCCTGGCCCGGCAAACCCGCACCAACATGATTGTTATCGCCCTGACAGAAAGACGGGGCAATCTGGAGACAGACAAGCTGGTGTCCTGCAAACTGATGGGAATCAAAATTGTGGATTATCCGTCCTTTTATGAACGGGTCACCGGTAAAATCCCGGTGGAACATATCAATCCCGGCTGGCTGGTTCAAAGCCGGGGGTTTCTCATCACACCTTTTATCCGGTTGTTGAAAAAAATGCTGGACCTGGTGTTTGCGTCCATTCTCCTGATCCTCTCCTTGCCGATTTTTCCCTTGATCGCGCTGGCCATCAAACTGGACTCTCCCGGTCCGATTTTTTATTTTCAGAAACGGGTGGGCCTCAACGGCAAACTGTTCACCATTTACAAGTTCCGATCCATGCATGTGCAGCCGGACGATCTATCCAGTGCGGCCTGGGCCAGTGAAAATGATCCCCGGATCACCCGGATCGGAAAACTGATCCGCCGGGCTCGCATTGACGAACTGCCCCAGCTGATCAATGTGCTCAAAGGAGATATGAGTTTTATCGGTCCCCGGCCGGAACAACCGGAATTCGTGGCACAAATCAGTCTTGTGGCCCCGTATTACCCCCAGCGCCATGCGATCAAACCCGGTATCACCGGCTGGGCTCAGGTCATGTATCCCTATGGGGCTTCCATTGGTGATGCCGTGGAAAAACTTCGGTATGATCTGTATTATATCAACAACCTGTCTTTGTTCCTTGAACTTTATATTCTTTTTGAAACCATAAAAATTTTATTATTCAGAAGGGGTGGCAGATGA